The candidate division KSB1 bacterium region ATCCGCACGGCGAAGCCGGCGTCAACGCGATCTTCATCGGACGGATGTTGGAGGGCAAGGCACCCACGATTTACGGCGACGGCGAGCAACTGCGCGACTACATTCATGTCGGCGACGTCGCGCGCGCTAACTTGCTGGCATTGCGTCACGACCGATGCGAGATCTACAACATTGGCTGCGGGATCGGCACATCGGTGAATGAAATCGTACGCCTGCTGTCGAGAATTATGAACTTCCGCGAGCTCCCGATCTACGCCCCGGCGCGTATGGGCGAGCTGCAGAAGATCTATCTCGACGCGCGCAAAGCGAAACGCGAACTCGGCTGGATGCCGGCCATGGATTTCGAGACGGGACTGCGCGAAACGGTCAACTGGTTCCGGCAAGCGCGCGCCGCGGAACCCGTGTGAAAGCATTTCTGCTCGCGGCCGGCGTCGGTAGTCGTCTCGGGGCGTTGACCGAGCACACGCCGAAGTGCCTGTTGCCGATCGGCGGACGACCGTTGCTCGATTTCTGGTTCGAGGCGTTCGCCGCCGCGGGTGTTACCGACGTACTGATCAACTTGCATCACCTGCCCGATCGCGTTCATCAGTACCTTGATCGACAGCCGTATCCTGTGCGCGTGCGGCGGGAATTCGAGCCGGTCCTGCTGGGGAGCGCCGGGACCATTCGGGGTCACCGGGACTTTGTGGCCAACGACCAGTCCTTCTTGATCGTGTACGCCGACAATTTCGCGCGCGTGGATCTGCGCCGGCTGATGACCTTTCATCGGGAACACCGCAATCCCGTGTTGTCCTTGCTGGCCTATGAGACCGACGAGCCGACCCGCTGCGGCATCCTTGAGTTTGACTCTGCTGAGCGTGTCGTCTCCTTCGAAGAGAAACCCGCGCGGCCCCGCACGACGTTCGCCAACGCCGGGATTCACGTTGCCGCGGCCGAGCTGTTTGACTATCTGCCCGCGGAACTCCCCGCCGATCTGGGGTTCCACGTCCTGCCGCGGCTCGTCGGCAAGATGTTCGGCTATGTGACCAACGAGTACATTCAGGACATCGGAACCCCTTTAACTTACGAGAAAGTGCAGCGGGATCTTGCCGCGCAAAGCAATTAGATGGTCATTTCCCAGACACCGCTGCGGCTGAGCTTCGCGGGCGGCGGCACGGACCTCGCTGAGTACTACCGCGACGGCGCGGGCGCGGTCATCTCGACCGCCATTGACAAATACATCTTTGTCATCATCAAAGAGCGCTTCGACGATCGCATCTTCATCAACTATACGAAGAAGGAAATCGTGGATGCCGTGCCCGAGATCCAGCACGAACTGGTCCGCGAAGCCATGCTCAAGACCGGCATTGAACGCGGGGTTGAAATCTCGATGCTCGCCGACATCCCGTCGGAAGGCAGCGGCCTCGGCTCCTCGTCCTCGCTGGTCGTCGGTCTGCTGAATGCATTCTACATGTTCCGCGGCGAACAAGTCACCGCGGAACGACTCGCTCGCGAAGCCTGCGAGATTGAAATCGGCCGCTGCCAGAAACCCATCGGCAAGCAGGACCAGTATATCGCCGCGTACGGCGGGATTCGTCGCATCGAGTTCAGGCCGGACGACAGCGTCGGCGTGGAGCTGGTCGAACTCTCCGCCAAGGGCATGTGGCACCTCGGCCAGAATCTGATGCTGTTCTATACGAACCGTACGCGAAGTTCCGCCGAAATCTTGACCGAACAACGAGATTGCACCAGAAGCAAACGCGAGACGCTGGCC contains the following coding sequences:
- a CDS encoding GHMP kinase; translation: MVISQTPLRLSFAGGGTDLAEYYRDGAGAVISTAIDKYIFVIIKERFDDRIFINYTKKEIVDAVPEIQHELVREAMLKTGIERGVEISMLADIPSEGSGLGSSSSLVVGLLNAFYMFRGEQVTAERLAREACEIEIGRCQKPIGKQDQYIAAYGGIRRIEFRPDDSVGVELVELSAKGMWHLGQNLMLFYTNRTRSSAEILTEQRDCTRSKRETLAAMLPLVDRIRDALGHEKFDEVGQALHDGWMLKRKMASRISDAWIDDLYDRARHAGATGGKIAGAGGGGFLMLYVPPVHQESVRSALSDLYEMPFLPERDGSKVIFNLRRYPFK
- a CDS encoding nucleotidyltransferase family protein, with product MKAFLLAAGVGSRLGALTEHTPKCLLPIGGRPLLDFWFEAFAAAGVTDVLINLHHLPDRVHQYLDRQPYPVRVRREFEPVLLGSAGTIRGHRDFVANDQSFLIVYADNFARVDLRRLMTFHREHRNPVLSLLAYETDEPTRCGILEFDSAERVVSFEEKPARPRTTFANAGIHVAAAELFDYLPAELPADLGFHVLPRLVGKMFGYVTNEYIQDIGTPLTYEKVQRDLAAQSN